The following are encoded in a window of Haloplanus vescus genomic DNA:
- the rpoA2 gene encoding DNA-directed RNA polymerase subunit A'', with translation MTDYEHVTDDIEAVVEDTDLPRRLKDRIYETIDDRGPVSTEQANEIAQATESRYVDTRVDPLDPVGTVSAQSIGEPGTQMTMNTFHYAGVAEIDVTQGLPRLIELVDARKTPDTPMMTVYLDDEYATDRERAHEVVWSIESTKILSLGDVSTNVADMLVQVDLNEETLLERWPTVEQVGEIAAQIADTIEDALGVKTRRDGTLIEFGPSEPSYRELLQLVEELRDVVFKGIEEVSRVVIRKETLDDGEEEFVLYTEGSAFGDVIEIEGVDASRTTCNNIHEIYRNLGVEAAREAIINETMDTLEEQGLDDVNVRHLMLVADIMTNRGTIESIGRHGISGSKDSVLARAAFEVTVNHLLDAAIHGERDQLDGVIENVIAGKPVAIGTGDVDLRMGSFTPDAQPSDD, from the coding sequence ATGACTGACTACGAACACGTCACGGACGACATCGAAGCCGTCGTTGAGGATACGGACCTGCCGCGACGACTGAAAGACCGCATCTACGAGACCATCGACGACCGTGGTCCGGTTTCGACCGAGCAGGCAAACGAAATCGCACAGGCGACGGAGTCGCGCTACGTTGACACGCGCGTCGACCCCCTCGACCCGGTCGGGACGGTGTCGGCGCAGTCAATCGGCGAACCCGGCACGCAGATGACGATGAACACCTTCCACTACGCGGGGGTCGCAGAAATCGACGTGACCCAGGGCCTGCCCCGACTCATCGAGCTGGTGGACGCCCGGAAGACGCCGGACACGCCGATGATGACGGTGTATCTCGACGACGAGTATGCCACCGACCGCGAGCGCGCACACGAAGTCGTGTGGTCAATCGAGTCGACGAAGATACTCTCGCTCGGTGACGTGTCGACGAACGTCGCCGACATGCTGGTGCAGGTCGACCTCAACGAGGAGACGCTGCTCGAGCGGTGGCCCACCGTCGAACAGGTGGGCGAAATCGCCGCCCAAATCGCCGACACCATCGAGGACGCCTTGGGCGTCAAGACTCGGCGCGACGGCACGCTCATCGAGTTCGGCCCCTCCGAACCCAGCTACCGCGAACTGCTCCAACTGGTCGAGGAGCTTCGCGACGTGGTGTTCAAGGGTATCGAAGAGGTGTCTCGGGTCGTCATCCGAAAGGAGACGCTCGACGACGGCGAGGAGGAGTTCGTCCTCTACACCGAGGGGTCGGCCTTCGGCGACGTTATCGAAATCGAGGGCGTCGACGCCTCGCGGACGACGTGTAACAACATCCACGAAATCTACCGCAACCTCGGCGTCGAGGCGGCCCGCGAAGCCATCATCAACGAGACGATGGACACCCTCGAAGAGCAGGGCCTGGACGACGTGAACGTCCGCCACCTGATGCTGGTTGCGGACATCATGACCAACCGCGGCACCATCGAATCCATCGGTCGCCACGGTATCTCGGGGTCGAAAGACTCCGTCCTCGCACGCGCCGCGTTCGAGGTGACGGTCAACCACCTGCTCGACGCCGCCATCCACGGCGAGCGCGACCAGCTTGACGGGGTCATCGAGAACGTCATCGCCGGCAAACCGGTCGCCATCGGCACCGGCGACGTCGACCTGCGGATGGGGTCGTTCACGCCGGACGCACAGCCCTCGGACGACTGA
- a CDS encoding NusA-like transcription termination signal-binding factor, which produces MKITLSDRDRRYITRFEEETGSTARDCLVYEDDDRVVFLVAAGEMAQAVGPNGRRVQAVEEALGRTVELVEDADTPAAFVANALAPAAVQHVTVSEQGDRVAYAEVPEADRGVAIGRDGRNIETARELARRHYDIDDVQLT; this is translated from the coding sequence ATGAAAATCACCCTGTCCGACCGTGACCGCCGGTACATCACCCGGTTCGAAGAGGAGACGGGCTCGACGGCCCGCGACTGCCTAGTCTACGAGGACGACGACCGCGTCGTCTTCCTCGTCGCGGCCGGCGAGATGGCGCAGGCCGTCGGCCCCAACGGGCGACGGGTGCAGGCGGTCGAGGAGGCACTCGGGCGCACGGTCGAACTCGTCGAGGACGCGGACACGCCAGCGGCGTTCGTCGCGAACGCCCTCGCGCCGGCCGCGGTCCAACACGTCACCGTCAGCGAACAGGGTGACCGCGTCGCCTACGCGGAGGTGCCCGAGGCCGACCGTGGCGTCGCCATCGGTCGCGACGGGCGCAACATCGAGACGGCACGGGAACTCGCGCGTCGGCATTACGACATCGACGACGTGCAGTTGACCTAA
- a CDS encoding 30S ribosomal protein S12: MANGKYAARKLKKDRQTRRWSDSEYARRERGLRKKSDPLEGAPQARGIVLEKVGIEAKQPNSAIRKCVRVQLIKNGKQVTAFCPGDGAISFIDEHDEVTIAGIGGAKGRAMGDLSGVNYKVEKVNGVSLIELVRGNAEKPVR, translated from the coding sequence ATGGCGAACGGCAAGTACGCGGCCCGCAAACTCAAGAAGGACCGCCAGACTCGACGGTGGTCCGACTCGGAGTACGCGCGACGGGAGCGCGGTCTCCGGAAGAAATCCGACCCCCTCGAGGGGGCGCCCCAGGCGCGGGGTATCGTCCTCGAGAAGGTCGGCATCGAAGCGAAACAGCCCAACTCCGCGATCCGGAAATGCGTCCGGGTCCAGCTGATCAAGAACGGCAAGCAGGTCACGGCCTTCTGTCCCGGCGACGGTGCCATCTCGTTCATCGACGAACACGACGAGGTCACCATCGCCGGCATCGGTGGCGCGAAGGGTCGCGCCATGGGCGACCTCTCCGGTGTCAACTACAAGGTCGAGAAGGTCAACGGTGTCTCGCTCATCGAACTCGTGCGCGGTAACGCGGAGAAACCGGTCCGATAA
- a CDS encoding 30S ribosomal protein S7 — translation MSESETPDPDAPAGSDDQETDALLFGVWETDDIAYDDPSTQRYINVTPIAHTMGRHASKQFQKSEISLVERLINRLMQTDENTGKKQQTMRIVRDAFEIIDEESEESPVQVLVTAVENAAPREETVRLKYGGISVPQAVDVAPQRRVDQALKFLAEGTQRGSYKTSTSAAEALATQLMGAADYDVGAYAINQKEEAERVAAAAR, via the coding sequence ATGTCCGAGAGCGAAACCCCCGACCCCGACGCCCCCGCCGGAAGCGACGACCAAGAGACGGACGCCCTGCTGTTCGGTGTCTGGGAGACTGACGACATCGCGTACGACGACCCCAGCACCCAGCGGTACATCAACGTCACGCCCATCGCGCACACGATGGGTCGTCACGCCTCCAAGCAGTTCCAGAAGAGCGAAATCTCTCTCGTCGAGCGGCTCATCAACCGCCTGATGCAGACGGACGAGAACACGGGCAAGAAACAGCAGACGATGCGCATCGTCCGTGACGCGTTCGAAATCATCGACGAGGAGTCCGAGGAGAGCCCCGTTCAGGTGCTCGTCACGGCCGTCGAGAACGCGGCGCCGCGTGAGGAGACTGTCCGCCTGAAGTACGGTGGCATCTCCGTCCCGCAGGCCGTCGACGTCGCCCCGCAGCGGCGCGTCGACCAGGCCCTCAAGTTCCTCGCCGAGGGGACCCAGCGCGGGTCCTACAAGACGTCGACCAGCGCCGCCGAGGCGCTGGCCACGCAGCTGATGGGTGCCGCCGACTACGATGTCGGCGCCTACGCTATCAACCAGAAAGAGGAAGCAGAGCGCGTCGCCGCGGCCGCACGCTAA
- a CDS encoding DUF5781 family protein — protein MDVRVQGGAPPDPFLSAADLLTTEHELDHPVRVRVRDDPDERTWAAHYDDHHVLNISRQAATSAMARELALHEFAHMARYEEGHASHTQSTDEALFLALSGQSVERRKLAHCYQIANHMRDIYADDITIDVAPGAKLIQFLESELAAAVADAPGPAGDRPSGAEPASTESDPDITAVNAAFALGLAERHDLIDTDHRLYDLARAAAADAPSIGVEPFKHRFRSLIDDPSESDFRRDLVAVTKAYALGNERAAD, from the coding sequence ATGGACGTACGCGTACAGGGCGGTGCGCCACCCGACCCGTTTCTCAGCGCCGCCGACCTGCTGACGACCGAACACGAACTCGACCACCCGGTCCGCGTCCGCGTGCGCGACGACCCCGACGAGCGAACGTGGGCGGCCCACTACGACGACCACCACGTCCTCAACATCTCCCGACAGGCCGCGACGAGTGCGATGGCGCGAGAACTCGCGCTCCACGAGTTCGCACACATGGCCCGCTACGAGGAGGGCCACGCCTCCCACACGCAGTCGACGGACGAAGCACTCTTTCTCGCGCTCTCGGGACAAAGCGTCGAGCGGCGCAAACTCGCTCACTGCTATCAGATCGCCAACCACATGCGCGACATCTACGCCGACGACATCACCATCGACGTGGCGCCGGGCGCGAAGCTAATTCAGTTCCTCGAATCGGAGCTCGCGGCCGCCGTCGCCGACGCGCCCGGCCCCGCGGGCGATAGACCGTCGGGTGCCGAACCGGCGAGCACGGAGAGCGACCCCGACATCACCGCCGTCAACGCCGCGTTCGCACTCGGTCTCGCCGAACGTCACGACCTGATCGACACCGACCACCGCCTCTACGACCTGGCTCGCGCCGCCGCCGCGGACGCCCCCAGCATCGGCGTCGAACCGTTCAAGCATCGCTTCCGCTCGCTCATCGACGACCCCTCGGAGAGTGACTTCCGACGTGACCTCGTGGCGGTGACGAAAGCGTACGCGCTCGGCAACGAACGAGCCGCCGACTAA
- a CDS encoding elongation factor EF-2, with the protein MGRRKKIVQECERLMDKPENIRNIAIAAHVDHGKTTLTDNLLAGAGMISEDTAGEQLAMDTEEDEQERGITIDAANVSMTHEYEDKNHLINLIDTPGHVDFGGDVTRAMRAVDGALVVVDAVEGAMPQTETVLRQALREGVKPTLFINKVDRLISELQEGPEEMQERLLSVIHDVNELIRGMTEEMDDIEDDWTVSVEGGTVGFGSALYKWGVSMPSMQRTGMDFGDIIDLERADKRQELHERTPLSDVVLDMVCEHFPNPVDAQPRRVPRIWRGDADSDIAESMQLVDEDGDVVLMVTDIGVDPHAGEIAAGRVFSGTLEKGQELYVSGTVGTNRVQSVGIYMGGEREEVEHVPAGNIAAVTGLKDAIAGSTVSSVEMTPFESIEHISEPVITKSVEARNMDDLPKLIETLQQVAKEDPTIQIEINEETGEHLISGQGELHLEVIGQRIERNQGIPINTGEPIVVYREAAQEASQEVEGVSPNRHNKFYITVEPLNDEIVEEIQLGNVSMDMPELERREALQEAGMDKDTSQNVEHIHGTNILIDDTKGIQHLNETMELVVEGLEEALNDGPLAAEPVSGSLIRLHDAKLHEDTIHRGPAQVIPAVREAVHRALIDGEIRLLEPIQDVRIDVPSEHMGAASGEIQGRRGRVDDMFQEGDLMVIEGIAPVDEMIGFSSDIRSATEGRASWNTENAGFRVLADNLQPDIIKEIRERKGMKLELPPSIDYI; encoded by the coding sequence ATGGGCCGACGAAAGAAGATCGTACAAGAATGTGAGCGACTGATGGACAAGCCGGAGAACATCCGGAACATCGCCATCGCTGCTCACGTCGATCACGGTAAGACGACGCTGACGGACAATCTCCTCGCCGGTGCGGGTATGATTTCCGAGGACACCGCGGGCGAACAGCTCGCGATGGACACGGAAGAGGACGAGCAGGAACGCGGCATCACCATCGACGCCGCGAACGTCTCCATGACCCACGAGTACGAGGACAAGAACCACCTCATCAACCTCATCGACACGCCGGGCCACGTCGACTTCGGTGGCGACGTGACCCGAGCGATGCGCGCCGTCGACGGTGCGCTCGTGGTGGTCGACGCCGTTGAGGGCGCGATGCCCCAGACGGAGACGGTGCTCCGGCAGGCGCTCCGCGAGGGTGTCAAGCCGACGCTGTTCATCAACAAGGTCGACCGCCTCATCTCCGAGCTCCAGGAGGGGCCCGAGGAGATGCAGGAACGACTCCTCTCTGTCATCCACGACGTGAACGAACTCATCCGTGGCATGACCGAGGAGATGGACGACATCGAGGACGACTGGACCGTCTCCGTCGAGGGCGGCACTGTCGGCTTCGGGTCCGCGCTCTACAAGTGGGGCGTCTCGATGCCCTCGATGCAGCGGACCGGTATGGACTTCGGCGACATCATCGACCTCGAGCGCGCAGACAAGCGCCAGGAGCTCCACGAGCGGACGCCGCTCTCGGACGTCGTGCTCGACATGGTCTGTGAGCACTTCCCGAACCCTGTCGACGCACAGCCCCGTCGTGTCCCGCGTATCTGGCGCGGTGACGCCGACTCCGACATCGCGGAGTCGATGCAGCTGGTCGACGAAGACGGTGACGTGGTCCTCATGGTCACGGACATTGGCGTCGACCCGCACGCCGGCGAAATCGCCGCTGGCCGCGTCTTCTCGGGCACCCTCGAGAAGGGCCAGGAGCTGTACGTCTCCGGGACTGTGGGCACGAACCGCGTCCAGAGCGTCGGCATCTACATGGGCGGCGAACGCGAGGAAGTGGAGCACGTCCCCGCAGGCAACATCGCCGCCGTCACCGGTCTCAAAGACGCCATCGCCGGTTCGACGGTGTCGAGTGTCGAGATGACGCCGTTCGAGTCCATCGAACACATCTCGGAGCCGGTCATCACGAAGAGCGTCGAGGCGCGGAACATGGACGACCTGCCGAAGCTCATCGAGACGCTCCAGCAGGTCGCCAAGGAAGACCCGACGATTCAGATCGAGATCAACGAGGAGACGGGCGAACACCTCATCTCCGGGCAGGGTGAACTCCACCTGGAGGTCATTGGTCAGCGCATCGAGCGCAACCAGGGCATCCCCATCAACACCGGCGAACCCATCGTCGTCTATCGCGAGGCCGCGCAGGAGGCCTCCCAGGAGGTCGAGGGAGTCTCGCCGAACCGTCACAACAAGTTCTACATCACCGTCGAGCCCCTGAACGACGAAATCGTCGAGGAGATTCAGCTCGGCAACGTCTCGATGGACATGCCCGAACTGGAGCGCCGTGAGGCGCTGCAGGAGGCCGGCATGGACAAGGACACCTCCCAGAACGTGGAGCACATCCACGGCACGAACATCCTCATCGACGACACGAAGGGGATTCAGCACCTCAACGAGACGATGGAACTCGTCGTCGAGGGCCTCGAGGAGGCGCTGAACGACGGTCCGCTCGCCGCGGAACCCGTCTCTGGCTCCCTCATCCGCCTGCACGACGCGAAGCTCCACGAGGACACCATCCACCGCGGCCCGGCACAGGTCATCCCTGCGGTCCGCGAGGCCGTCCACCGCGCGCTCATCGACGGCGAGATTCGCCTGCTCGAACCCATCCAGGACGTCCGCATCGACGTTCCCTCCGAGCACATGGGCGCCGCTTCCGGCGAGATTCAGGGTCGCCGTGGCCGCGTCGACGACATGTTCCAGGAGGGCGACCTCATGGTCATCGAGGGCATTGCGCCCGTCGACGAGATGATCGGCTTCTCCTCGGACATCCGTAGCGCCACCGAGGGTCGTGCGTCGTGGAACACGGAGAACGCTGGCTTCCGCGTGCTCGCCGACAATCTCCAGCCGGACATCATCAAGGAGATTCGAGAGCGTAAGGGCATGAAGCTCGAGCTCCCGCCCTCCATCGACTACATCTAA
- a CDS encoding sensor histidine kinase, translating into MAISLTGIALLLPNLAPFLEPGQPAVGLGLAGLGVAVCLGLVVAGALLYRSGFSTPNAVRIAGWNFLGLVVLGVVLLTHGAYRDALGAVTTADALAAGNVLAISAAAHVIIGVHDAQRVRAQQLAREREKFAVLSRVLRHNLRNDATVLMGQSDRLASQLDDPSLTEVAETVRRHSEEVGDLATKTRVMVDALDRRSASNVRVNVGDAVDTAVTGVDPDAASLSVDVADDLWIWADEQIESALAELVENAVEHGGERVRITATDADGTVEIRVADDGPGVPEDERAVVTGREEITQLTHGSGLGLWIARSVAEAANGTLAFETDEEWTVVSLAHERAAPPAAIAGDAATATA; encoded by the coding sequence GTGGCAATCAGTCTAACCGGCATCGCGCTGTTGCTTCCCAATCTCGCGCCGTTTCTCGAACCGGGACAGCCAGCGGTCGGTCTCGGTCTCGCGGGCCTCGGCGTCGCCGTCTGCCTCGGGTTGGTCGTCGCCGGCGCCCTACTGTATCGGAGCGGTTTCTCGACGCCCAACGCGGTGCGAATCGCCGGCTGGAACTTCCTCGGGTTGGTAGTGCTCGGCGTCGTCCTCCTGACCCACGGAGCGTACCGTGACGCCCTCGGGGCGGTCACGACGGCCGACGCGCTGGCCGCGGGGAACGTCCTCGCAATCAGCGCGGCGGCCCACGTCATCATTGGCGTTCACGACGCCCAGCGCGTGCGCGCCCAGCAACTGGCGCGCGAACGCGAAAAATTCGCCGTCTTGAGTCGCGTCCTGCGACACAACCTTCGCAACGACGCGACGGTGCTCATGGGACAGTCGGACCGGCTGGCGTCCCAACTCGACGACCCGTCGCTCACCGAAGTCGCCGAGACGGTTCGGCGCCACTCCGAGGAGGTCGGCGACCTCGCGACCAAGACCAGGGTGATGGTCGACGCACTCGACCGTCGCTCGGCGTCGAACGTCCGGGTGAACGTCGGTGACGCCGTCGACACCGCCGTCACCGGTGTCGACCCGGACGCGGCGTCGCTCTCGGTCGACGTGGCCGACGACCTGTGGATATGGGCCGACGAACAGATCGAGTCGGCGCTGGCCGAACTCGTCGAGAACGCGGTCGAACACGGGGGCGAGCGAGTCCGCATCACGGCCACGGACGCCGACGGCACGGTCGAAATCCGCGTCGCCGACGACGGGCCGGGCGTGCCCGAAGACGAACGGGCCGTGGTTACGGGTCGAGAGGAGATCACCCAACTCACCCACGGGAGCGGCTTGGGGCTCTGGATCGCGCGGTCGGTCGCCGAAGCCGCGAACGGCACATTGGCGTTCGAGACGGACGAGGAGTGGACGGTCGTCTCGCTCGCACACGAGCGCGCGGCGCCGCCGGCGGCCATCGCGGGCGACGCAGCCACCGCGACAGCCTAG
- a CDS encoding amino acid-binding protein: MSDSDEAVTSDTEHETDGGERPQTHTIRLELVDKPGELLSALHPIADNGGNLLSIFHERGNLTPRGHIPVEVDVECPPDRFETIVSALRDEGVNVIQAGAERYGEELTLLLVGDIVDTDLSDTLRRIESSTDATLADLSLSAPDGRGGASSARLRLATRTGRTDEVFEHVHDVADEKGLHVVEPLVEVSE, translated from the coding sequence ATGTCCGACTCCGACGAGGCCGTCACCTCTGACACGGAACACGAAACGGACGGGGGCGAGCGCCCGCAGACGCACACGATACGGCTGGAACTCGTGGACAAACCGGGCGAACTCCTGTCCGCGCTTCACCCCATCGCCGACAACGGCGGGAACCTGCTCTCGATATTCCACGAACGCGGGAACCTCACGCCGCGCGGCCACATCCCGGTCGAAGTCGACGTGGAGTGTCCGCCGGACCGCTTCGAGACCATCGTCTCCGCGCTCCGGGACGAGGGCGTCAACGTCATCCAAGCCGGCGCCGAGCGCTACGGTGAGGAGTTGACGCTTCTGCTGGTCGGTGACATCGTCGACACCGACCTCTCGGACACGCTCCGACGCATCGAGTCGAGCACGGACGCGACCCTCGCGGACCTGTCGCTCTCGGCACCCGACGGCCGCGGTGGCGCGTCGAGTGCTCGCCTCCGTCTGGCGACGCGCACGGGTCGCACCGACGAGGTGTTCGAGCACGTGCACGATGTCGCCGACGAGAAAGGATTACACGTCGTCGAACCGCTCGTGGAGGTGTCAGAATGA
- a CDS encoding homoserine dehydrogenase: protein MKLAIMGVGAVGRSVVDLAPDYGHVVTAVADSSSAAVDPSGIDVDAVFDRKERGGVVGSGDPEDALDAEYDVLVEATPTTLGDAEPGFSHVRAALERDRHAVLANKGPVAERYGDLMALERESEGTVQFEAAVGGAIPILSTIADFGPSQISAARGVLNGTANFVLSRMAAEGLGYEHVLAEAQDLGVAEADPAFDVDGTDAALKFVILSNVLSQGERVYSLEDATVEGIRDIPASALDLAAEDGRTVRLIGEATADGVRVGPRLVPQHDALAVSGTRNIVQFETVNAGQLHLSGRGAGGPETATAILSDVGRLE, encoded by the coding sequence ATGAAACTCGCCATCATGGGCGTCGGCGCCGTCGGTCGGTCGGTCGTCGACCTCGCGCCCGACTACGGCCACGTCGTGACCGCCGTCGCTGACTCCTCGTCTGCGGCGGTCGACCCGTCCGGCATCGACGTCGACGCCGTGTTCGACCGCAAGGAGCGCGGGGGTGTGGTCGGCTCCGGCGACCCCGAGGACGCCCTCGACGCCGAGTACGACGTGCTCGTCGAGGCGACGCCGACGACGCTCGGTGACGCCGAACCCGGGTTCTCGCACGTCCGCGCGGCGCTCGAACGCGACCGACACGCCGTGCTGGCGAACAAGGGACCGGTGGCGGAGCGCTACGGCGACCTGATGGCGCTCGAACGCGAGAGCGAGGGCACCGTCCAGTTCGAGGCCGCCGTCGGCGGCGCCATCCCTATCCTCTCGACCATCGCCGACTTCGGCCCGAGCCAGATTTCGGCGGCGCGGGGCGTCCTCAACGGGACGGCCAACTTCGTCCTCTCGCGGATGGCCGCCGAGGGACTCGGGTACGAACACGTCCTCGCGGAGGCACAGGACCTCGGCGTCGCCGAGGCCGACCCCGCGTTCGACGTGGACGGGACGGATGCAGCGCTGAAGTTCGTCATCCTCTCGAACGTGCTCAGTCAGGGCGAGCGCGTGTACAGTCTGGAGGACGCGACCGTTGAGGGAATCCGCGATATCCCGGCGAGCGCGCTCGATTTGGCAGCCGAGGACGGTCGCACGGTGCGACTCATTGGCGAGGCGACGGCCGATGGCGTCCGCGTCGGTCCGCGGCTCGTCCCCCAGCACGACGCGCTGGCGGTGTCGGGGACGCGCAACATCGTCCAGTTCGAGACGGTCAACGCGGGACAGCTCCACCTCAGCGGTCGGGGTGCGGGCGGCCCCGAGACGGCGACGGCAATTCTCTCTGACGTGGGCCGACTCGAGTGA